A single region of the Zygotorulaspora mrakii chromosome 4, complete sequence genome encodes:
- the IDH1 gene encoding isocitrate dehydrogenase (NAD(+)) IDH1 (similar to Saccharomyces cerevisiae IDH1 (YNL037C); ancestral locus Anc_2.278) gives MMSYRNSMVAKSAAKRTFASIATTEKVLPKKYGGRFVVTLIPGDGVGKEITDSVVSIFEAENLPIDWDRVDISGVDRKEDVKAAVDSLKRNKIGLKGIWHTNAADQAGGGSLNVALRKELDIYANVALFKSIEGVKTRIPNVDLVVIRENTEGEYSGLEHESVPGVVESLKIMTKAKTERIARFAFDFAKKYNRKAVTAVHKANIMKLGDGLFRNTVTRIGEGEYPDVKVDSIIVDNASMQTVAKPHQFDVLVTPSMYGTILGNIGAALIGGPGLVAGANFGREYAVFEPGSRHVGLDIKGQNIANPTAMILSAALMLNHLGLETSSARISKAVHEVIAEGKSTTKDIGGSSSTTDFTKAVIEKLSSYK, from the coding sequence ATGATGTCTTATAGAAACTCAATGGTCGCCAAGAGCGCCGCAAAGAGAACGTTTGCTTCAATTGCCACGACTGAAAAGGTTCTGCCAAAGAAGTACGGTGGTCGTTTTGTCGTTACTTTGATACCTGGTGATGGTGTTGGTAAAGAAATCACAGATTCTGTTGTGTCGATTTttgaagctgaaaattTACCAATTGATTGGGACAGAGTTGATATCTCCGGGGTAGACCGCAAGGAGGACGTCAAAGCGGCTGTtgactctttgaaaagaaacaagatTGGTCTGAAGGGTATATGGCACACAAATGCAGCAGACCAAGCCGGGGGCGGGTCTTTGAATGTTGCTTTGAGAAAGGAATTGGACATATACGCTAATGTCGCCCTATTCAAATCTATCGAAGGTGTCAAGACAAGGATCCCAAATGTGGATTTGGTGGTTATCAGGGAGAACACTGAAGGTGAATATTCCGGCTTGGAACACGAGTCCGTTCCAGGTGTGGTAGagtctttgaaaattatGACCAAGGCAAAGACTGAGAGAATTGCGAGATTTGCCTTTGATTTTGCCAAAAAGTACAACAGAAAGGCGGTAACCGCTGTCCATAAGGCAAACATCATGAAATTAGGTGATGGTCTATTCAGAAATACAGTTACAAGAATTGGGGAGGGAGAATACCCAGATGTTAAAGTTGATTCCATCATTGTTGATAATGCTTCAATGCAAACTGTTGCCAAACCCCATCAATTTGACGTTTTAGTTACACCCTCCATGTATGGTACCATTCTGGGTAACATCGGCGCTGCTTTGATTGGAGGCCCAGGTTTAGTCGCCGGTGCCAATTTTGGCAGAGAATATGCAGTTTTTGAGCCCGGTTCAAGGCATGTTGGTTTAGATATCAAGGGCCAAAATATCGCAAACCCCACTGCTATGATTCTATCAGCTGCGCTTATGTTGAATCACCTAGGCTTGGAAACATCTTCCGctagaatttcaaaagccGTTCATGAAGTTATCGCCGAGGGTAAATCCACCACCAAGGATATCGGTGGCTCTTCCTCAACAACAGATTTTACGAAGGCTGTTATCGAAAAGTTATCTTCCTACAAATGA
- the FMC1 gene encoding Fmc1p (similar to Saccharomyces cerevisiae FMC1 (YIL098C); ancestral locus Anc_2.277), with product MGPLQSEALHAYKAVIKAMVRSNKKSKIALRLGEKKQEIAVLTYKRMNVVREMNVKNIDVLRKSRLVRDLQSLNRKVETLKNSDPSRDRKLHFIEDSGSIKKEFLSHALNERNIIHFKDVASFLTNQREYDELIERYNPGTKLSQEEIVKRTAERVGLNVPFQ from the coding sequence ATGGGCCCACTCCAATCAGAAGCATTACATGCATACAAAGCTGTTATAAAGGCAATGGTTCGAagtaataaaaaatcaaaaattgcaCTGCGATTGGGTGagaaaaagcaagaaaTTGCGGTTCTGACATATAAACGCATGAATGTGGTCAGAGAAATGAACGTGAAGAACATAGACGTGTTGCGAAAGTCAAGATTAGTTAGAGACTTGCAAAGTTTGAATCGTAAAGTAGAAACACTGAAAAACAGCGATCCATCTAGGGACAGAAAGCTGCATTTCATCGAAGACAGTGGATCGATAAAGAAAGAGTTCCTGTCACATGCGTTGAATGAAAGGAATATCATCCACTTCAAAGACGTGGCATCATTTCTGACGAATCAAAGAGAATACGATGAGTTAATTGAAAGGTACAACCCAGGTACGAAACTGTCACAGGAGGAAATCGTCAAACGTACAGCGGAAAGGGTTGGATTGAATGTGCCCTTTCAGTGA
- the SGA1 gene encoding glucan 1,4-alpha-glucosidase (similar to Saccharomyces cerevisiae SGA1 (YIL099W); ancestral locus Anc_2.276) — translation MGFEKAKGCNKFRNFTVVLTVVFLALVTLLKSKDHYSVTGDPLVGHSHRNDVDGANRSGNNITIVDFFKPYDPAYPTSAPTSRFFKKINLRPLSPYSIPRVNFTVWIDEQYDISFERLLLNIGDQNLANYDSLRGNNVLEGVIIASPSQNEPNYFFQWIRDSAIAMNTIVFNLFSLDAESAESAGLNVTLAGTVLKYLKNSYELQRLENPSGSGVDSDLLKGLGEPKWNVDNRPFLDAWGRPQNDGPSLRTLTSFHFLRELQKNSVSLEDVIAQYESHFQHELDLPFENERELYENIIFWDLQFVVKNWKDNTFDLWEEIQGQHFFTSIVQISSIKVAIAFLKDHEKDWSDLQEFVNDLETCYDELTSFIFEESGFLNPNKNFIVETPSMLHSRSGLDIAVIIGSILTHNYELSNSSNSIPFDVDDSGVLNTLYSMVRSMEIIYPINHQRAKLKTGVALGRYPEDIYDGVKTSEGNPWFLSTAYASELLYRLILRNYQFGDDLIISLDNWESEFWTLIFEGFDDYVAEDNLNYNGNSNGNKNTYQLVIPFNSPAFNQTMLSIFDLAESFLDKIREHVSDDGNMSEQFNKYTGYLQGAENLSWSYGAFWTSCNVRSKVLELLQ, via the coding sequence ATgggatttgaaaaagctaAAGGATGCAATAAATTCAGGAACTTCACGGTTGTACTGACGGTAGTTTTCTTGGCACTAGTCACTCTCctcaaatcaaaagatcACTATTCGGTTACCGGAGACCCCCTTGTGGGGCATAGCCACCGCAATGACGTGGATGGCGCCAATAGGAGTGGGAACAATATTACGATAGtcgattttttcaaaccgTACGATCCAGCTTATCCCACCTCCGCACCCACGTctagatttttcaaaaaaatcaatttgaGACCGCTATCGCCTTACAGTATTCCAAGAGTCAATTTCACCGTGTGGATTGATGAGCAATATGATATTTCGTTCGAGAGGTTGTTGTTGAATATCGGGGACCAAAATCTAGCAAACTATGACTCGCTGAGAGGCAATAATGTGTTGGAAGGCGTTATTATAGCGTCGCCATCGCAAAATGAACCtaattattttttccaatgGATTAGGGATTCTGCGATTGCGATGAATACAATTGTGttcaatttattttcaCTGGATGCAGAAAGTGCAGAAAGTGCAGGTTTAAATGTAACTCTCGCAGGCAcagttttgaaatatctgaaaaattcatacGAGTTGCAAAGATTAGAGAATCCATCCGGCAGCGGAGTCGATAGCGATCTCCTAAAGGGACTGGGCGAACCCAAATGGAATGTAGACAATAGACCATTTTTAGATGCGTGGGGGCGTCCACAGAATGACGGGCCGTCTTTGAGAACGTTAACGTCATTCCATTTTCTAAGGGAACTACAAAAAAACTCGGTTTCACTGGAAGACGTTATTGCGCAGTACGAATCACACTTTCAACATGAATTGGATTtaccttttgaaaatgaaagagaattatatgaaaatataatatttTGGGATCTACAATTTGtggtgaaaaattggaaagaCAATACTTTTGATCTCTGGGAAGAAATTCAAGGACAACATTTCTTTACTTCTATTGTTCAAATATCTTCTATCAAAGTTGCAATAGCTTTTTTAAAAGATCATGAGAAGGATTGGTCAGATTTGCAAGAATTTGTGAACGATTTGGAGACCTGTTATGATGAGTTAACTAGCTTTATTTTTGAGGAATCTGGATTCCTAAATccaaacaaaaattttatagTCGAAACGCCATCAATGTTACATTCGAGATCGGGATTAGATATAGCAGTTATAATTGGATCCATATTAACACATAACTATGAACTGAGCAACAGTTCGAATTCAATTCCATTTGATGTTGACGATTCAGGAGTTTTGAATACGTTGTATTCAATGGTTCGGTCAATGGAAATTATTTACCCCATCAATCATCAACGTGCAAAACTAAAAACTGGTGTAGCACTGGGCAGATATCCGGAAGATATCTATGACGGTGTCAAGACATCCGAAGGTAATCCATGGTTTTTATCAACTGCATATGCATCTGAATTATTATATAGACtgattttgagaaactATCAGTTTGGTGATGATTTAATTATATCGTTAGATAATTGGGAATCAGAATTTTGGACTCTAATTTTTGAAGGGTTCGATGATTATGTTGCCGAAGACAACCTCAACTATAACGGAAATTCAAACGGAAACAAAAACACCTATCAGCTGGTTATACCATTTAATTCCCCGGCCTTCAATCAAACAATGTTATCAATTTTCGATCTTGCTGAGTCGTTTTTGGACAAAATTAGAGAGCATGTCAGTGATGATGGGAATATGAGCGAGCAATTTAACAAATATACAGGATATCTACAAGGAGCTGAGAATTTAAGTTGGTCATACGGTGCATTTTGGACGAGTTGTAACGTCAGGTCTAAAGTTCTTGAGCTTTTACAATAA
- the NCE103 gene encoding carbonate dehydratase NCE103 (similar to Saccharomyces cerevisiae NCE103 (YNL036W); ancestral locus Anc_2.275) has translation MISDSPFTLSHDSKLDDLLQANKLWAQQMNHVHPSLFPEFNGKGQQPHTLFIGCSDSRYNETCLGVLPGEVFTWKTVANICSHKDLSFKATLEFAIRCLKVNKVVICGHTDCGGIKTCLTHQREPLRENKCEHLHEYLQDIDDLYHENKSSLKRYTDLTSQSKYLSQCNVARQFNRVMENETVQEAVQEGILAVYGLLYNVDSGLLEKVTSN, from the coding sequence ATGATCAGCGACTCCCCATTCACCCTGTCACATGACTCCAAGCTAGATGACTTGCTGCAGGCGAACAAACTCTGGGCGCAGCAGATGAACCACGTACACCCAAGTCTTTTCCCGGAGTTCAACGGCAAAGGCCAGCAGCCACACACACTTTTCATTGGCTGCTCGGACTCGCGCTACAACGAGACGTGTCTAGGGGTGCTGCCGGGCGAGGTGTTCACCTGGAAAACCGTCGCAAACATATGCTCTCACAAGGACCTGTCGTTCAAGGCAACGCTGGAATTCGCAATCAGGTGTTTGAAGGTAAACAAAGTCGTTATCTGCGGGCACACCGACTGTGGTGGTATCAAGACGTGTCTAACGCACCAGCGCGAACCGCTGCGCGAGAACAAATGCGAGCACCTGCACGAGTATCTGCAGGACATCGACGACCTGTACCATGAGAACAAGTCGTCGCTGAAGCGATACACAGATTTGACCTCGCAGAGCAAATATCTATCCCAATGCAACGTCGCAAGGCAATTCAACAGAGTAATGGAAAACGAAACAGTCCAGGAAGCCGTCCAGGAAGGTATACTTGCAGTTTACGGTTTACTGTACAACGTCGACTCTGGTCTTCTCGAAAAGGTAACCAGCAACTGA
- the XBP1 gene encoding Xbp1p (similar to Saccharomyces cerevisiae XBP1 (YIL101C); ancestral locus Anc_2.274): protein MRGLIHVPRTGQEEHDHSLQDSCLRSLGSFSTAYTDLHWNNLVRDLKSQMLEMYKDYLIDEKGLGRNEVEDLSITDIIKRIRGGYIKIQGTWLPLEIAKLLCARFCFPIRYLLVPIFGEQFPEECETMFNNIHKQVGSNLTTINQTSYLSPNPWMDVNSSVMSPINQYAFMPTQKRKKKNDYAAARKKLLPNYVAVPEVKHFVNKSPSPSFSRRNSTMSWGPESSHFMMRKCSNENLPPISTIMDTLSQQILPVPVNDSYNYNQSQYQYQTPHNVSINGSTFTPHQQVFSEPTVQTLSHLATFYTTNGHRYSYPGNVYLSNQKQSPIMENFSNDYFAPKSNQASYAPTHDYSAWNNIYSTERSAEYWLPKTNNDYSKVQNSQRNESVKYPATNQGPFSESR, encoded by the exons ATGCGTGGGCTGATTCATGTGCCGCGAACGGGACAAGAGGAGCATGATCATTCCTTGCAGGATTCGTGCCTGAGAAGTTTGG GTTCATTCTCAACTGCGTATACAGACTTGCATTGGAACAATCTTGTTAGAGATCTGAAGAGTCAAATGTTAGAAATGTACAAAGACTATCTAATCGATGAGAAAGGTCttggaagaaatgaagttgaagatttatCTATAACAGATATAATAAAGAGAATTAGAGGTGGTTATATTAAGATTCAAGGCACCTGGCTACCTTTGGAAATTGCCAAACTACTATGTGCCAGATTTTGTTTCCCCATACGGTACCTTTTAGTGCCGATATTTGGCGAGCAGTTTCCCGAAGAATGTGAGACCATGTTTAATAATATTCATAAGCAAGTTGGCAGTAATTTGACTACAATTAATCAAACATCTTACCTGTCACCAAATCCCTGGATGGACGTGAATTCTTCTGTCATGTCACCCATTAATCAATATGCTTTTATGCCCAcccaaaagagaaaaaaaaagaatgactATGCAgctgcaagaaaaaaattactACCTAATTATGTGGCGGTTCCGGAAGTGAAACATTTTGTGAACAAATCACCTTCTCCTTCGTTTTCGAGAAGAAATAGTACCATGTCTTGGGGCCCTGAATCGAGCCATTTCATGATGAGGAAGTGCTCGAATGAAAACTTGCCCCCAATAAGTACTATTATGGATACTCTTTCCCAGCAAATATTGCCGGTCCCTGTGAATGATAGCTATAACTATAACCAAAGTCAATACCAATATCAAACACCACATAACGTTTCCATAAATGGTTCGACATTTACGCCTCACCAGCAGGTTTTTTCCGAACCCACTGTACAAACGCTGTCGCATCTTGCAACTTTTTATACCACGAATGGACATAGATACTCATATCCTGGTAATGTGTATCTTTCGAATCAAAAGCAATCGCCAATAATggagaatttttcaaatgattaTTTTGCACCAAAATCGAATCAAGCGTCGTATGCTCCAACCCACGATTACTCAGCGTGGAATAATATATACTCTACAGAAAGAAGTGCAGAATACTGGCTACCGAAAACGAATAATGATTATTCGAAGGTTCAGAATTCGCAACGAAATGAAAGTGTTAAATACCCTGCTACAAACCAAGGACCATTCAGCGAAAGTCGCTGA